The DNA region tcagtttaatatttatggaaGAGATTCATACTagcaacattaaaaaatattttgtatatttatttaaataacaaagtaaacaGTATTAAAGAGCGAAAAGTATgcttaatactatttttaacaGTGTGGTTATTAGTTAGCAACTAGTTGAAAAGGTATGTTATACGTATTTGTGgtgtaggtaggtatttataGGTTACCTACTTCGACAACAGCCTAGTACTAAGACCTCATATAATCCTTAGTTTAGTgctctattttataaaagttgggATATTTGCTCAATGGCACGAGAAAATCATCCAACGGCATACCTATTACCTACACTGTAAGGGGTCTATTATACCTTCATACTATAATTATAGCAGGCTTACTATTATTTCAGGCATTGGCCGAAACCACATCCATACTTGGCTGGCTGACGGACAAAGATCTTAGTAAAGTTGAAACCCTAATACGTATTGGAGTAGTGTGATGGGTATCTATGATCTATTGCACATGTATTAATACTAACATTCTGCGTAAATCTTGTTGACAGTTTGAAATCGTCCATATTAACGAGTAGTATTGTCGTTTTAATAACCGACTCAAGGAGGCGCCTCCAGCCTCCAATATATGTTTCAAGTTGGTGAGAATCTGCCTCGTTTGAGCCTCCGCACCGCCGCATACTAACTGCGACTGTTGATCCATACCGAGCACCCCAGACACATAGAGGGTTTTATCAGCCAGAATCGCTTGGCtgaaaacaaacagaaaatattgtaGCTAAAGTTTTAGGTAGATAATTTCATcacccgccctgtggaatgggggcgtttggagaattccaccacggtatcccctgcctgtcgtaagaggcgactaataggggccacgaagggggtcgtcggcgggcagcaggagCTGTctgccctagtgcatttttgtgcattttgcacatctttcggttgaccccggatggacggcagtgtgctgttggcctcacactgccgtagacgccgagggcgtcctctGGTGCGCGGGGCTTTAAGCCCccacaggagacgggccgcaaggcggcatcgcgcaggggcggctgcggtcgcagactagtcACTTCAAccgggccaccgcggagttttagctagTAGGCCGTgtataggttaagttgtatatagggttagagactcggcccggcggtcgcctgaaggtcaccatcaaatccgggcggctcaaagtcgggccgtaaggcacggttaccccagcataaccgctcagtcgccccccacgaaggctgggcggtagtaataaggtactttctccgcgaaaacaaaaaaacataagatAATTTCATCACGGTGCGTCCAATCTTAAATGAGTAAATTCCCAGGATTCTAAGCAGTTAGAATGTTAGTGTTTTAAAGTGATACTTGGAGACTAAATCTtcctatttattaaaagaaacggACTTAATTGCATGCTTGCAATCAGCTTGACTCGTTATTTTTAAGGAAACAGGTGCACCACGAGTGCGAAGTAATTGCAGGCGTGTAGATACCTGTAGCTGTGCAGAGCATTTACCAGGTATCAAGATTTTATACCCAGATAGATCTTTAAAACTCCCTGGTTTCTAAAACTATACTCTACGCCGTGTACTCAACTAGTAGATACTGATAACCTTTTATTATCCAAAACTGATGGATTGATAACACACTTATTGAAAATGGATAGAGAATTCTGTTATTGAtgctacattttaatttgaaaacgaTTAACATTATCATCAATAATTGCATGATTATTGATAGATTCGtccttaaacatcaaaatatagtttcatgtcactaattattcattattctcttttgattaaataattactgatttttcttttttggaataaatttcTTACAAGTCATCTATCTATTATCTATTATCttctattacttataataaatctgtagagaggtcaattctgtccatgaaatatatttcaaaaataactatcagggggtgattagggatcgatactgaagccaaaaatgcaattagtaaaatttttgtctgtctgtctgtctgtctgtctgtataaccgttatagaaactaaaactactcgacggattttaacgaaacttggtacaattatttttcatactcctgtgctggttattttatacttttcatcacgctacaattaataggagcagagcagtgaagggaaatgttgggaaaacgggagaagttactccattttttaagcttccgtcgcgtgtgcaaccttaatggttaaagctacatagaaatcatgtatgacggaaatgttctccttaaaattatgtaaaaaatatcccacaacagcatatgtctatcttttatggttgactcacaatgacacgtgtaactcccgatagcttagcagttcgaagctttctcgttatatttgtttactaatcttaggaactatcggtccaaactgaaaaattctttttgcgttggatagccctttatttgtagattgctataggctatatatcatcacgctatacccaataggatcggagcagcaatggctaatctctggaactaccggtccaaactgaaaaattcttttgcgttggatagccctttgttcgtggagtgctctaagttatatatcatcacgctatgaccaataggagcggagcagtaatggctaatcttaggaactaccagtttgaactgaaaaattcgttttgtgttggatcgTCCGTTAtgtgtggggtgctataggctgtatatcatcacgctatgaccaataggagcggagcagtaatgaaacatgttacaaatacggggacaatttattcgttttgagagcttccgttgcgtgcgctgcgtaaacggttaaagttatgcaacaatgatgtatgtcgggattattcctcttaaaagttctaaaaaatatattataaaacaaagtccccgctgcatccgtttgcctgaacgtcttaaactcaaaactacccaacgtattaagataaaatttggtatggagacagtttgaaaccatgggaagaacataggctcccgggaaactactacttttataatggaaaactttagcctgaaaaactttataggtattataaattataacgcgggcggagccgcgagcaaaagctagttttaactATAAGTAACTAATTAgacttaaatatattgaattatttttttctatgaattACTGGAGTTGGTGGTTATTGACTAATTAAGTATGAACTATTCTCAATAATTCAATATGAAAGGTACCTActctaaaatcaattttatatgcTTTATAATGATGTTAATGGGACGCACGCGCATAAAATTATGCGGACTCAAGAAAATTTTGGTGCCTACGGTTGTATAATACAGTCTAGGTACAGTTTATTATGCCACGGTAGGTACGAACAGAATGACACGTGATGcaataaataagtagatataaGCGGTTTTGTCCCACTTACCATATTACTTATCGCCTGTTTACCGTTTACTGAGTTTAAATTACATGTACTCTATCTAGGTaaacaatcaaatataaaagcaaGCAATACTCACCTATAAGGTCCAACGGGTTTATATACATCTGGTGACGAAACAATAGTTTTAGTCACTTTGTGAATATTCGTTTTCGAACCGGTACTCATTTTGGAAACCACGTCTGCTTTGGCAGTGATCTTTACACCGTTTGTGCTCATGTTTAATAAACGATAGTATGTAACAATACGTTGAGGTCGAAAGTTCATCACAAGAAAGACAACTACTTAGTAACTGAATAAAGCGGTTGTTAAATTATGAcatttatttcctattttttgttttgctttatCATGCataacaaatcacaataaatttattttactcttatatgacacacaatataataattttatatttattacgtcaATGTCAGGCAAAGTAAATTTCCAAAGAgtaggtaagtaagtataacCTATATGTACTAATCTAGGATTGATCCTACAACCTGCATTATATATATTGAGTACTAAAAGCTAAAAAGCACTCTAaattgataaacaaaaatacaaatgtcgCATCCtgcaatcaaaaataaaaccgccGCGAAGTTTAAAACAATGGCCACCTCACTGGCTCGCGTTGCGTCTACAATATTAGTTATCAGAGAACAAATATTCCCTACTAGAGACCTTAAAGATTTATGGAGATAATGATTTATCTAAGTGTAAATAAAAGGACAAATTAATCTACAGTTTTATTATAGTGTGACCGCGAGCGCTGTACTGCGCCTTAGGTAGCTGCTCGGCGAGGAGCAGGGGTGGAACAGCCTTGTCCCCGGATGGACGACGGAATCAAAGAGCATTACACCGTCGACGTTCTGACTGACTTCTGagcacataaattattttccgcTGGACGCGAAATGATGgtgatgataatgatttcttatgtttacgcgaatgttataggTACAATCGGCCAAGTTCACgctcgaccaccctaagggtgaaaataacttggcaaaaatgttttactacaTTTGGGAGGTGGGGCTTGGGAtcaattgcatagatcgatattagTCGTTGGCCTGCTGGCTAcatgcaatgacgttacgtaacaccaccgaaccgctgctgagtgtataatagaaaacgaaattaaaattgatgcgcgcacgtctatgctatgacgataattcctatacttgtaagatgcatatcgtcggcttAAAGAACGtattaacaaaagttttatagtttggagacaatcgcgatttacagtgtttttattgttgaatttttggcattatctattaataaatcagaaacgacattacgttagttattttatattatattatgtgtctgattaccttctttttatgttttaacaaaccaaagtttatgttgtattcaaaaaatattaattttaaaccaatgtctgtcatatattttgtcacaactgtattttgtagtaaattatgattagctacttttttaagccgttttgtttgtttttggtctctttaaaccctaacccccttattcataaacgtttttatcgAAGGATTGAGCATTGctttgataacaagtctgtttttcagctttgtttatctgacagcttactattagttcagctttgtttacctgacagacaattagattcaagttgtatctcaatattagccaatcacaacgtccCTATgaacgcactgcgaaggctgccatgcagTCGTGcgctaagaaacagacttgttatcatagcagtGCTCCgtcattagataaaaaacgtttatgaatatgggggatagtctataattaatttattaaataaatttaatggctgcatattatgattgaattttgaatcgtaaaaataaaacagttcagtttattcaattcgttcagtTTATTcgattcatattataatcataaatcatagttaatagatttcattatttgaattattatgttgtttaattGCAAAACttgacgataacattttattccaatctctgtatttacaaatatgtaatattgacctaaaataattagcttcttggagataccgatttttttttaaatttcctcttaatgatctatttttatcttaaatatgaatagttttttacttaataacgaaataccttttttccaTCCAAATTTGAACTAGTTaactttttgaagtagttaattggactatttatcggtatgcaacgattattatttattgaatttgaggcgagtttaaagattttatgtgcaggcggtaatttgcttttattagagtaatattgaaaggccaacatttttattgctgcagatgttgtttgaaaaatataaataattcacataaaatggtttgttaaaaagggcatttttatgaatgtttgtattgacgCCGGttttacgtggacgcatttatcgttaaactgagtatattgttatgctattgaatttcgaggcatttaaagattataagttgATTGATGAtgcgttgatttgaattcttatttcagtaatatttgcaaggctaacattttattgctgcacatgtccactTTGTAAACTTTAGTTACTtttttagccaattatttagttttcgctcagTTAAAACTCAAAGCCTATAATCAATTTacagttattgaatttattattgatttaatagctgcatattatgactgaatttttaaattgtaaaatttaattaaatagttcagtttgtttaattttttcaatcgaatcattgttattcatttcattattagaaattgatattttttctccaaattctttatgcttttttgaacattttatttactttttaaaggacatatccgctttttgtatgggcgctggtttttgtttcgaataaattccaactgttgaatgggtacatttatatttgtttagggtaacatttgtttttatatgtaatttaatttgttttgtggcaacacgcctccacttccttcttcctgtcacgggctgccggcgagcagccacaataatgtagttctttaagtttatgtttaagatatcaaattaaataacagtgatccgtcatagtggttttattaacatggtagcagagcgtggttgcctgcaaatacaaagaagaaaagaagatattttcgcaaataaagtggaaacgtgctatatatgcaataagcaaaaatggcgtttactaaatgcaatgacgcagttattccaatattcgacggatcggattatagtagctggaaaatacgtatacttaagtttttggagtttaagaaatgtaaagaagctgccatacgaatcaaaaatgattcggatgatgttgcaaagtgggaagagatggatatccaggcaacgaactacatttatagtgcaataagcaacaagcaactcgaatatatatgcgacttagattccgcatgcaaaatattggcaaaatttgatgaaatgtacctgcagaaatcatcggcactacagattatatgtcgcaacaatgtagaagcaataaaattatcgaactattcgcaagtaagtgtatttttgacgactttgagaaatcaataaatcagttaaaacaagccggcgcgacggtaagtgaacaagaaaaattaaattatatgttaaaggccttacctcgtaattacagtcatattggagatctaatagacgttttaccagaaaaagacagaactgtagattatttgaaaagtaaaattatgttaaaatcattggataaagaacctgaaaaatgtaatgaaccatcacgcgacaactcaaatgttttaaagctcacactagtagttctgcatcacctaataaaaactttaaatgttttacctgtggaaaacctggccacatgcaaagagattgtcgacacagaaatgttaacagtggtagaggaaatggatttattagatttaataataatcgtggacatcaacgtggatcatattataattcaagaaatattagaggaagaacttataataataaatccagtaatgagagtggtggtaataatttccttgcaactattgagaataataatgtttcaacttcaagtaaaatatataatattgagcagtctggccacttaacttggttattagatagtggttgtacagatcatataattaatactgatgagtactatcattcatgtgaaatattacaacaacctattaaagtaaaagttggtgatggaagaatattagaagctacaaaggtcggaaaaatacaaacttattttatggtctatggaaaaaagtctgaagttgttttgaacaatgttttctatgtcaaagagatgaaagcaaatttattgagctattcaaagattacagacaatcataaaattgtttccaggggacgacaatcaaaaatatataacgtctatggaactattatagctatagcagtgaaagaagatagactgtataaattaaaaggttatataaatgcaagtacattacatgctaatttgGTGAAGAAATCCAAGTATGAGCGGTGAAgggagaaattacataggatgcttggtcatataaactttaacaatttgaatactatgtgtacaagtgaattattgaaaggattaccaaaggagattgaatgtaagtacatgaaatgtgctatatgtattgaaaataaaatgcataacttgccatttaaaaataatagaaaacgagcacaggatatattagaaattgtacacacagatttaaatgggccacacagaactacaggttttaatggtgaaaaatatttcttaagttttatagatgactatagtaagttggcaaaagtttattgtattccgtcaaaagataaagtatataattgtttaatgcagtatgttaatgagatacaaaatttaactgggaaaaatattaaagaattgagatgtgataatggaaaggaatacattaataaaagagtgtttgactttgcaagatcaaagggaattatgattaaatcttgtccgccatatgtgcatgaattaaatggcacagcagagaggttcaatagatcaataatggatatgtcaagatgtctattggcagaggcaaaagtgcataaaagattttggcctgaagtggttatggccgcagcttatttaaagaatagaacattaacaaatggcactatagaaaggaagacgccttatgagatatttttcaaacaaaggccaagcattgaaaatttaaggatatatggaagtaaagtatttgttagaacaccagaggaaaagagaaaatgtaaatgggacaggaaagccgagcttggcatactaatgggctatacagatgttggatatagagtattaataaacaatagaatagttgtagcaagacattgtgatataattgaagatgatgtaatgtgtattggtctccGATGAGTAATGagagaagagaaaaatgataaaagtaatagccagccgaataaattggaagagaaaattatagaagagaagaaagagactaatgcagaagaaaataatgagaaaattaatgaagatttgaatgctgaaacaaatgaaagttatgatgataataaagtaattgaaacaagaaatcggcgtaaaatcaagccaccaactcggtttgatgaagaatttggttattattgtataactgttaactattgtgatgctatgattccagataattttcaggaggcaataactagcgatgaagcaaaagaatggactgaggctgTGAATggtgagatgaacagtttggcaaaaatgagacctggagacttgtaagtaaaccagcagacaaacagcctttagatgtgaaatggatatacagaaagaaagccgaaaataaatttaaagctaggttagtagtaagaggttttcaacaaaaagattttattgatgatatatattcacccgttgctaaaatgcaaactttaaaattgttattgtcttattgttgtcaaaataatcttaatatacatcagatggatgttgaaactgcttttttaaatggtaaaattttatctgaagtttatgtaaaccagccaattggttattgatgatggcactgatagagtttataaattaaataaaacattatatggtttaaaagaaagccctcgggcttggtatgaatgtgtcaataagtttttaactagtcttggatttcagagaagtaaatatgacttttgtttatattttaaattggatactaatgtgaggtgtatacatttttgtttatatgttgatgatttgttaatatgttgtaaagatgaaaaggtaatgagtaatattaaaacaaactgttaagtaaatttactatgaaggatatgggtaaagttaaagaatacattggaatacatattgattatgattataaaaagaataagaccatgacactgagtcaggaatcatatatagaatcattagctaagcgttataatataataaatacaaagttatatactacaccaatggaagtaaatcttaaactagaaaactgtaatataaatgagaatgtaaaatatagaaatttaattggagcacttttatatattagttcaggtacaagaccagatatatcgttcagtgttaattatttgagtagattccaaaattgctataatgagacacattttaaatatgctttgcgagtacttaaatatctttacttaacaaaacatataaaattaatttataa from Manduca sexta isolate Smith_Timp_Sample1 unplaced genomic scaffold, JHU_Msex_v1.0 HiC_scaffold_2629, whole genome shotgun sequence includes:
- the LOC119192333 gene encoding 2-iminobutanoate/2-iminopropanoate deaminase-like, with product MNFRPQRIVTYYRLLNMSTNGVKITAKADVVSKMSTGSKTNIHKVTKTIVSSPDVYKPVGPYSQAILADKTLYVSGVLGMDQQSQLVCGGAEAQTRQILTNLKHILEAGGASLSRLLKRQYYSLIWTISNCQQDLRR